A part of Synechococcus sp. KORDI-49 genomic DNA contains:
- a CDS encoding SulP family inorganic anion transporter has product MLNRFNTNNLRGDAFGGLTAAVIALPMALAFGIAVGNASGVPEVGAAAGLWGAVIIGLVASLFGGTPTLISEPTGPMTVVFTSVVISFASTAESPEKALAMAFTVGVLAGVFQILFGLFRLGRYITMMPYTVISGFMSGIGIILVLLQLAPFLGQDPKGGVMGTLSQLPALIQGTQPMELSLAVITLAILWFTPSALKKVCPPQLLALVVGTLLAVSVFSGAGLRTIPSFSAEFPSLSMPDFSGGQIRMMVVNAAVLGMLGCIDALLTSVVADSLTRTEHDSNKELIGQGLANVASGLFGALPGAGATMGTVVNIQAGGRTALSGVIRAVVLMLVVLLAAPLASMIPLAVLAGIALKVGIDIIDWEFLKRAHHLSPKAAVITYGVIVLTVLVDLITAVGIGVFVANVLTIDRMSALQSKKVKTISTTDDDVELSEEEQSLLDQAAGKVLLFQLAGPMIFGVAKAISREHNAIGNCQAVVFDLSEVSHLGVTAAIALENAVKEAMEVGRQVFMVGATGSTANRLRKLKLLERLPERHITSDRLQALQLAVAELTPNA; this is encoded by the coding sequence GTGCTGAATCGCTTCAACACCAACAATCTCCGTGGAGATGCTTTCGGAGGTCTCACGGCGGCTGTGATCGCACTGCCGATGGCCCTGGCCTTCGGTATCGCGGTCGGCAATGCGTCCGGGGTTCCGGAGGTGGGTGCTGCCGCCGGTCTGTGGGGCGCCGTGATCATCGGCCTGGTGGCGTCCCTGTTCGGAGGGACCCCCACGCTGATCTCGGAACCCACGGGTCCGATGACGGTGGTGTTCACCTCGGTGGTGATCAGCTTCGCCAGTACAGCGGAGAGTCCTGAGAAGGCCCTGGCGATGGCCTTCACGGTCGGTGTGCTGGCCGGCGTCTTTCAGATTCTGTTCGGCCTGTTCCGGCTGGGCAGATACATCACGATGATGCCCTACACAGTGATCTCGGGCTTCATGTCCGGTATCGGCATCATTCTGGTGCTGCTGCAACTGGCGCCTTTCCTCGGCCAGGATCCGAAGGGTGGCGTGATGGGAACCCTCAGTCAGCTGCCTGCCCTGATCCAGGGAACGCAGCCGATGGAGCTTTCGCTGGCCGTGATCACCCTGGCCATCCTCTGGTTCACACCATCGGCTCTGAAGAAGGTCTGCCCGCCACAGCTGCTGGCACTGGTGGTCGGCACCTTGCTGGCGGTTTCCGTGTTCAGCGGGGCAGGTCTGCGGACGATTCCGTCCTTCTCCGCCGAGTTCCCCTCACTCAGCATGCCGGACTTCTCCGGTGGTCAGATCCGGATGATGGTGGTGAACGCCGCCGTGCTGGGGATGCTCGGCTGCATCGATGCTCTGCTCACGTCGGTGGTGGCCGACAGCCTCACCCGCACCGAACACGATTCCAACAAGGAACTGATCGGCCAGGGCCTGGCCAACGTCGCGTCCGGTCTGTTCGGTGCTCTGCCGGGTGCGGGAGCCACGATGGGCACCGTGGTCAATATTCAGGCCGGTGGCCGCACGGCACTCTCCGGTGTGATCCGAGCCGTTGTGCTGATGCTCGTGGTGCTGCTGGCAGCCCCCCTGGCCTCGATGATCCCTCTGGCGGTGCTGGCCGGCATCGCTCTGAAGGTCGGCATCGACATCATTGACTGGGAATTTCTGAAGCGGGCGCATCACCTTTCCCCCAAGGCGGCTGTGATCACCTACGGCGTGATTGTGCTCACCGTTCTGGTGGATCTGATCACAGCGGTCGGCATCGGGGTGTTCGTGGCCAATGTGCTCACCATTGATCGGATGAGTGCGCTGCAGTCCAAGAAGGTGAAGACGATCAGCACAACGGACGACGACGTCGAGCTCAGCGAGGAGGAGCAGTCCCTGCTGGATCAGGCCGCTGGCAAGGTGCTTCTGTTCCAGTTGGCCGGTCCGATGATCTTCGGTGTCGCGAAGGCCATCTCGAGGGAACACAACGCCATCGGTAATTGTCAGGCTGTTGTGTTTGATCTTTCGGAGGTCTCCCATCTCGGTGTCACGGCCGCGATCGCGCTGGAGAATGCGGTGAAGGAGGCCATGGAAGTGGGGCGTCAGGTGTTCATGGTGGGAGCGACCGGCAGTACAGCGAACCGCCTCCGCAAGCTGAAGCTTCTCGAACGTCTGCCGGAGCGCCACATCACCAGTGACCGTCTGCAGGCCCTCCAGCTCGCCGTGGCGGAACTGACGCCCAATGCCTGA
- the pyrC gene encoding dihydroorotase produces MPDRITLAAPDDWHVHLRDGEMLERVVGHTARAFRRAIVMPNLRPPVTTVAAAAAYRDRILAACSDSTGFRPLMTAYLTDDFDPAELEQGFRSGVFTAAKLYPANATTNSAAGVTDLDRIAAVLSCMQRIGMPLLIHGEVTDPDVDVFDREAVFIERHLKGLRQRYPELRIVLEHITTEQAVDFVGSADRHLAATITPHHLHINRNAMFAGGLRSDFFCLPVAKRERHRLALRQAAVSGDPRFFLGTDSAPHPRSGKETACGCAGIFNAPHALESYAEVFDQEQAMDRLEGFASLHGPAFYGLPVNQERVTLVRRDQLVPAAVEGLVPFHAGDVLSWRLMTGPESAGQGEGSR; encoded by the coding sequence ATGCCTGATCGGATCACACTCGCCGCACCCGATGACTGGCATGTCCATCTTCGGGATGGCGAGATGCTCGAACGGGTGGTGGGCCACACGGCCAGGGCCTTCCGGCGCGCCATCGTGATGCCGAATCTGCGGCCGCCGGTGACGACCGTGGCGGCTGCTGCTGCCTACCGCGACAGAATTCTGGCGGCCTGTTCCGACAGCACTGGATTCAGGCCCCTGATGACGGCCTACCTCACCGATGATTTCGACCCTGCTGAGCTGGAGCAGGGGTTCCGATCCGGGGTGTTCACCGCCGCGAAGCTCTACCCCGCCAATGCGACCACCAATTCCGCCGCCGGGGTGACCGATCTGGACCGCATCGCAGCTGTGCTGAGCTGCATGCAGCGCATCGGCATGCCCCTGCTGATTCACGGGGAAGTCACCGATCCCGATGTGGATGTCTTCGATCGTGAGGCGGTGTTCATCGAACGCCATCTGAAGGGGCTGCGGCAGCGTTATCCCGAGCTGCGCATTGTGCTGGAGCACATCACGACCGAGCAGGCCGTTGATTTCGTTGGATCAGCCGACCGTCACCTCGCCGCCACGATCACCCCTCACCACCTGCACATCAACCGCAACGCGATGTTCGCCGGTGGCCTGCGCAGCGATTTCTTCTGTCTTCCCGTCGCCAAACGTGAACGCCATCGTCTGGCGCTTCGACAGGCGGCTGTGAGCGGTGATCCCCGCTTCTTCCTGGGCACGGATTCAGCTCCGCACCCACGCTCCGGAAAGGAGACCGCCTGCGGATGCGCCGGCATCTTCAACGCTCCCCACGCACTGGAGAGCTACGCCGAGGTGTTTGATCAGGAGCAGGCGATGGACCGTCTGGAGGGGTTCGCCAGCCTGCATGGGCCTGCCTTCTACGGACTGCCGGTCAATCAGGAGCGGGTGACGCTGGTCCGACGCGATCAGCTGGTACCAGCCGCTGTGGAAGGGCTCGTGCCGTTCCATGCGGGGGACGTGCTGTCGTGGCGTCTGATGACCGGACCTGAATCGGCAGGACAGGGAGAAGGGTCTCGCTAG
- a CDS encoding c-type cytochrome — translation MNIQPRIHPIARSLRRTLTCLLVAILVISLSPNSALAADISGRGAVLFEQHCAACHIHGGNIIRRGKTLRMNALEKRGIASPEAIAAIAREGIGQMSGYEQVLGTGGDVAVADWIWEQAQNAWIQG, via the coding sequence TTGAACATTCAACCCAGGATTCATCCCATCGCCCGAAGCCTGAGAAGGACCCTTACCTGTCTGCTGGTAGCGATCCTGGTCATCAGCCTCAGCCCCAACAGCGCCCTTGCCGCAGACATCAGCGGCAGGGGCGCTGTTCTGTTTGAGCAGCACTGCGCCGCCTGCCACATCCATGGAGGCAACATCATCCGGCGAGGCAAAACTCTGCGGATGAACGCTCTGGAGAAACGCGGCATCGCCTCACCGGAAGCGATCGCTGCGATTGCACGCGAGGGGATCGGGCAGATGAGTGGATATGAGCAGGTGCTCGGAACAGGCGGAGATGTTGCTGTGGCGGACTGGATCTGGGAACAGGCTCAGAACGCCTGGATCCAGGGATAG
- a CDS encoding phosphate-starvation-inducible PsiE family protein has product MKPSLPKGLTFLALVDAGERRVARILAVITTVVILAAIVQLILSLGAKLLMGAQATWLGNDLIKVLGDLLTVLIALEVLQNITSYLRRHVVQIELVLVTALTAVARKVIVLPSGAENKPQLLVGLGIAVVSLSAAYWLIKRANATPAGAFRAVDPSAEDGIGDGMESSDDLRR; this is encoded by the coding sequence GTGAAACCCTCCCTTCCCAAGGGACTGACCTTTCTGGCACTGGTCGACGCCGGCGAGCGCCGGGTCGCCAGAATTCTCGCGGTGATCACAACCGTCGTCATTCTGGCGGCCATCGTCCAGCTGATTCTCTCGCTCGGCGCCAAGCTGCTGATGGGAGCCCAGGCCACCTGGCTGGGCAACGACCTGATCAAGGTGCTCGGTGACCTGCTCACCGTGCTGATCGCCCTGGAGGTTCTGCAGAACATCACCAGCTACCTGCGTCGGCACGTGGTTCAGATTGAACTGGTGCTGGTCACTGCGCTGACAGCCGTGGCCCGCAAGGTGATCGTGCTTCCTTCCGGGGCCGAGAACAAACCGCAGCTGCTGGTCGGTCTCGGGATCGCCGTGGTGTCGTTGTCGGCGGCCTACTGGCTGATCAAGCGCGCCAATGCAACTCCAGCCGGAGCGTTCCGGGCGGTGGATCCGTCCGCTGAAGACGGTATCGGCGATGGGATGGAATCATCAGATGATCTCCGGCGCTGA
- a CDS encoding YciI family protein, which yields MARFVLWGTYCSDALEKRTPFREEHLSRLQSLKQQGTLITLGPTEGSTHVFGIFEAENLATVQELVKQDIYWTQGIWTSVEVYPWIQAF from the coding sequence ATGGCGCGTTTTGTTCTGTGGGGTACTTACTGCTCTGATGCTCTCGAAAAGCGCACTCCATTCCGGGAAGAGCATCTCTCGAGACTGCAGTCTCTCAAGCAGCAAGGCACTCTGATCACCCTCGGACCCACAGAAGGCAGCACCCATGTGTTCGGAATCTTCGAGGCAGAGAACCTTGCCACCGTGCAAGAGCTCGTGAAGCAGGACATCTATTGGACGCAGGGAATCTGGACGTCTGTCGAGGTCTATCCCTGGATCCAGGCGTTCTGA
- a CDS encoding DUF3136 domain-containing protein has product MPTATKVLTIGDLEAGFSTYCQALRRLVADGRELDSIRRTICWDYLQRLHTSLPQSYRSPEELVQRYRRSQISPAAN; this is encoded by the coding sequence ATGCCGACAGCCACCAAGGTGCTCACCATCGGAGATCTGGAAGCAGGATTCTCCACCTACTGCCAGGCCCTGAGACGGCTTGTCGCCGACGGACGCGAACTGGACTCCATCCGTCGCACCATCTGCTGGGACTATCTGCAGCGGCTGCACACATCTCTGCCTCAGAGCTACCGCTCTCCCGAAGAGCTGGTTCAGCGCTACAGACGCTCTCAGATCAGCCCTGCTGCAAACTGA
- a CDS encoding AbrB family transcriptional regulator, with product MLTGSDLLNKVKELGDVSKSDLVRACGYVTNKKDGGDRLNFTAFYEALLEAKGVSLGTTGIGGIGKGGRKLSYVATVQGNGNLLIGKAYTALLELKPGDEFEIKLGRKQIRLVPVGGGDEEEE from the coding sequence ATGCTCACCGGAAGCGACCTTCTCAACAAAGTCAAGGAGCTGGGTGATGTCAGCAAGTCAGATCTGGTTCGCGCCTGTGGCTATGTCACCAACAAAAAGGATGGTGGCGACCGTCTGAACTTCACAGCCTTCTACGAAGCACTTCTCGAAGCAAAGGGAGTCAGCCTTGGAACCACCGGCATCGGTGGTATCGGCAAAGGTGGCCGCAAACTGAGCTACGTCGCCACAGTTCAGGGCAACGGCAACCTGCTGATCGGCAAGGCCTACACCGCTCTGCTCGAACTCAAGCCCGGCGACGAATTTGAAATCAAGCTTGGTCGCAAGCAGATCCGCCTCGTCCCCGTCGGTGGCGGTGACGAAGAGGAAGAGTGA
- a CDS encoding calcium/sodium antiporter — MPEFLQASLEVLIGIALLFGGGELFVQGAVALAVIFGIPQLVIGLTVVALGTSAPELFVSINSVLQGADALAVSNAVGSNIFNVMVVLGSSAVVLPLRVESRLVRRDVPLMIAISAAVWGMASAGRLTWQAGIALLLGLVINTIWEIRTAREEPDATEGAEPEIDADAASGGWQVAVLKLLAGIVVLTIGSKVLVGGATTAATLLGVSEAVIGLTIVSAGTSMPELITSLVAALRGRTDLAIGNVVGSCLLNLMMVLGGGALMAAGRGLDVSPELISEDLPVMLLTSLACLPIFWTRGQISRLEGGLLLGLYVLYITDNVLPRTQLSEWSDEYRLAILCLVMPIVMILIITQAVIYWRTTRRSADHSLR, encoded by the coding sequence ATGCCGGAATTCCTGCAGGCGTCACTGGAAGTGCTGATCGGTATCGCCCTGCTGTTCGGTGGCGGCGAACTATTCGTGCAGGGGGCCGTCGCCCTGGCGGTGATCTTCGGCATCCCACAGCTGGTGATCGGCCTGACCGTGGTGGCTCTGGGCACCAGCGCTCCCGAACTGTTCGTGAGCATCAATTCAGTGCTGCAGGGCGCTGATGCCCTGGCGGTGAGCAACGCGGTGGGCAGCAACATCTTCAATGTGATGGTGGTGCTGGGCAGCAGCGCCGTGGTGTTGCCGCTGCGCGTTGAAAGCCGACTGGTGCGTCGGGATGTTCCGCTGATGATCGCCATCTCCGCAGCGGTCTGGGGCATGGCCTCTGCAGGACGGTTGACCTGGCAGGCCGGCATCGCCCTGCTGCTGGGCCTTGTGATCAACACCATCTGGGAGATCCGCACGGCCAGGGAGGAACCGGATGCCACCGAAGGGGCGGAACCGGAGATCGATGCGGATGCGGCCAGTGGTGGCTGGCAGGTGGCGGTTCTGAAGCTGCTCGCCGGCATCGTCGTGCTGACGATTGGATCGAAGGTGCTGGTGGGCGGAGCCACCACAGCGGCCACACTGCTCGGCGTCAGTGAAGCCGTGATCGGACTCACGATTGTCTCGGCGGGCACCTCGATGCCGGAGCTGATCACCTCCCTGGTGGCGGCGTTGCGGGGGCGCACCGATCTGGCGATCGGCAACGTGGTGGGCAGCTGCCTGCTCAATCTGATGATGGTGCTGGGCGGCGGAGCCCTGATGGCCGCAGGGCGCGGCCTGGACGTGAGCCCGGAGCTGATCAGCGAAGACCTTCCGGTGATGCTGCTCACCAGCCTGGCCTGCCTGCCGATCTTCTGGACCCGAGGTCAGATCAGCCGTCTGGAAGGGGGGCTGCTGCTCGGCCTCTATGTGCTGTACATCACCGACAACGTTCTTCCCAGAACCCAGTTGTCGGAATGGTCTGATGAATACCGGCTGGCGATTCTCTGCCTGGTGATGCCGATCGTGATGATTCTGATCATCACGCAGGCGGTCATCTACTGGCGCACGACGCGCCGTAGCGCCGATCACTCCCTCAGGTGA
- the trpA gene encoding tryptophan synthase subunit alpha, with translation MESLSQQTSRIAQRFAQLQSEGRMAVMPFLMAGDPDLATTSSVLMQLQREGADIVELGIPYSDPLADGPVIQAAAARALSGGTSPAGVLEMLSSLKGELTIPVILFTYSNPLLNMGMERFCEQAAQAGAAGLVVPDLPLEEAEKLSPVAAGFGLDLVLLVAPTTPEERMMRIAQRSRGFTYLVSVTGVTGERSRMETRVEGLVKKLKESSPVPVAVGFGISGAEQVRQVRSWGADGAIVGSALVKRMAAAAEAEVAQQAGEFCRELRQAAD, from the coding sequence ATGGAGAGTCTCAGCCAGCAGACATCCCGCATCGCTCAGCGTTTCGCGCAGCTTCAGAGCGAGGGACGCATGGCTGTGATGCCTTTTCTGATGGCAGGTGATCCTGATCTGGCGACCACCAGCTCGGTGCTCATGCAGCTGCAGAGGGAGGGGGCCGACATCGTTGAACTGGGCATCCCCTACAGCGATCCACTTGCCGATGGCCCGGTGATTCAGGCGGCTGCAGCCCGTGCACTCTCCGGTGGCACATCACCGGCCGGTGTTCTTGAAATGTTGAGCTCCCTGAAGGGGGAACTCACCATCCCTGTGATTCTGTTCACCTACAGCAATCCACTCCTGAACATGGGCATGGAGCGCTTCTGTGAGCAGGCAGCGCAGGCAGGAGCTGCGGGTCTTGTGGTTCCGGATCTTCCTCTCGAGGAGGCCGAGAAGCTGTCACCGGTGGCAGCCGGTTTCGGTCTGGATCTTGTGCTGCTCGTGGCACCGACGACGCCGGAGGAGCGCATGATGCGCATCGCTCAGCGCAGTCGCGGTTTCACTTACCTCGTCAGTGTCACAGGTGTCACCGGCGAGCGCAGCCGGATGGAAACCAGAGTCGAGGGGCTCGTCAAGAAGCTGAAGGAATCCTCCCCTGTTCCTGTCGCTGTGGGATTCGGGATCTCAGGGGCTGAACAGGTTCGACAGGTGCGTAGTTGGGGTGCCGATGGTGCCATCGTCGGCAGTGCACTTGTGAAGCGTATGGCAGCTGCAGCTGAGGCCGAGGTGGCTCAGCAGGCCGGAGAATTCTGCCGGGAGTTGAGGCAGGCAGCCGATTGA
- a CDS encoding Nif11 domain/cupin domain-containing protein: MAEQDLLLFLDKVAQLQKLVSCLETDQERRQSLAGCSDHNQVVALARSWGFEIGRRWGEPSTAGDILCADNIFRGPLPAPGHDHADTLAEGAAWRLMLIRSNASCASDGEWIDSTESLWMLLLRGSARLQLRDPEDVADLSAGDHLMIPSHRRYRLQRTDPPPGTLRLELHWRA, encoded by the coding sequence ATGGCCGAACAGGATCTGCTCCTTTTCCTTGACAAAGTCGCCCAGCTTCAGAAGCTAGTGAGTTGTCTGGAAACGGATCAGGAGCGTCGTCAGTCCCTGGCCGGGTGCTCTGATCACAACCAGGTGGTGGCCTTGGCCCGCTCCTGGGGATTCGAGATCGGACGGCGCTGGGGAGAACCCTCCACGGCCGGCGACATTCTCTGTGCGGACAACATCTTCCGCGGGCCTCTGCCGGCTCCCGGCCATGACCATGCGGACACGCTGGCTGAAGGGGCTGCCTGGCGGCTGATGCTGATCAGGTCAAACGCCAGCTGTGCTTCTGACGGTGAGTGGATCGATTCAACCGAAAGCCTCTGGATGCTTCTGTTGCGGGGTAGCGCCCGTTTGCAGCTGAGGGATCCGGAGGATGTGGCTGATCTCAGCGCCGGAGATCATCTGATGATTCCATCCCATCGCCGATACCGTCTTCAGCGGACGGATCCACCGCCCGGAACGCTCCGGCTGGAGTTGCATTGGCGCGCTTGA
- a CDS encoding NAD(P)H-quinone oxidoreductase subunit L, with protein MALDLLSLPGSLSQDTLLVIGAYGALAGLYLLVVPLALFLWMNKRWHQMGKIERLVVYGMVFLFFPGMIVFAPFLNLRMSGQGEA; from the coding sequence ATGGCCTTGGACCTCCTGTCGCTGCCTGGCAGCCTCTCTCAGGACACGCTGCTCGTGATCGGAGCCTACGGAGCTCTGGCAGGGCTCTACCTTCTGGTGGTGCCGCTTGCTCTGTTCCTCTGGATGAACAAGCGCTGGCACCAGATGGGAAAGATCGAACGATTGGTCGTCTACGGGATGGTGTTTCTCTTCTTCCCGGGAATGATCGTCTTTGCTCCATTCCTGAATCTGCGCATGAGCGGACAGGGAGAGGCCTGA
- a CDS encoding thioredoxin family protein yields the protein MHLLKFSSEDCGTCHRMSHYDAKVSEELGCSFVTVMLQDTETYRKYRKVLLAQYPNKEGMGWPTYLLVSDPEGAFTIHGEIKGGMQKGEFREKLTALLPSA from the coding sequence ATGCATCTGCTCAAGTTCAGCTCCGAGGACTGCGGAACCTGTCATCGGATGAGTCATTACGACGCCAAGGTGAGCGAGGAGCTCGGCTGCAGCTTCGTCACGGTGATGCTCCAGGACACCGAGACCTACCGGAAATATCGCAAGGTTCTGCTGGCTCAGTACCCCAACAAGGAGGGCATGGGCTGGCCGACCTATTTGCTGGTTTCCGATCCGGAGGGTGCGTTCACCATCCACGGTGAAATCAAAGGCGGCATGCAGAAGGGTGAGTTCCGCGAGAAGCTGACGGCTCTGCTGCCCAGCGCCTAG
- a CDS encoding YkvA family protein, producing the protein MDKAADVTVEADVVDSEVIDEGLLRSLLRRTGRTVATPALEALELLLDDATPSPVRFTMLAALSYLLMPADLIPDLLPVAGFSDDLVALTAMVGIWRNHITPDISRRAQRRLDRWFPLTR; encoded by the coding sequence GTGGACAAGGCGGCGGACGTGACGGTGGAAGCGGATGTTGTGGACAGCGAGGTGATCGATGAAGGCCTGCTGCGCTCTCTGCTGCGACGAACAGGTCGCACCGTCGCGACACCGGCCCTGGAAGCTCTTGAACTTCTCCTGGATGACGCCACCCCCTCACCGGTGCGTTTCACGATGCTGGCGGCCCTCAGTTATCTCCTGATGCCGGCGGATCTGATTCCCGACCTGCTGCCGGTGGCCGGATTCAGTGACGATCTCGTCGCCCTGACCGCGATGGTGGGAATCTGGCGGAATCACATCACACCGGACATCAGCCGTCGAGCTCAGCGCAGACTGGATCGCTGGTTCCCCCTCACGCGCTGA
- a CDS encoding DUF3007 family protein, with product MTRGRVLLIGLAVLALGGVGLLGFRAAGLEGFSAGIAAQALLVMIVIIWTGSYLFRVVTGNMTFMEQRRRYRAVYDEQTTQDLEARFDALPEAEQQELLRRIGADEDKSTADS from the coding sequence GTGACCAGAGGCAGGGTTCTGCTGATCGGTCTGGCCGTGCTGGCTCTCGGTGGGGTGGGATTACTGGGATTCCGCGCCGCGGGGTTGGAAGGTTTTTCCGCAGGCATCGCGGCTCAGGCTCTGCTCGTGATGATCGTGATCATCTGGACAGGCTCCTATCTGTTCCGAGTGGTGACAGGAAACATGACATTCATGGAGCAGCGTCGTCGTTATCGGGCCGTGTACGACGAGCAGACGACCCAGGATCTGGAAGCCCGTTTTGATGCGCTGCCTGAGGCGGAACAGCAGGAGCTGCTCCGCCGGATCGGGGCCGATGAGGACAAGTCGACGGCCGACTCATAG